The proteins below are encoded in one region of Peptococcaceae bacterium 1198_IL3148:
- a CDS encoding DAK2 domain-containing protein, which yields MGIYTMDGIGFKLMLTGSANLLAKQKHEIDALNVFPVPDGDTGTNMYLTLLEAAKEAQQVEGDHLGEVAEAAARGCLMGARGNSGVILSQVVRGFSNALKDKPAANANDIAMAIAEGAKLAYHAVSNPVEGTVLTVLRKSAEAAQQAADRSPELFRFMVATLRQALKALDETPNQLPILKEAGVVDAGGKGWVTIWQGMLYSLRQAEHIELLHDFTSNQEKRLAEFNVQDIEDDINFTYCTEFLLKGNLLPLAEIKNQLKPYGDCLMVVGSEEVAKVHIHSNHPGLVIETCLNYGSLHKLNISNMREQNEGLREEPQHKHLAVVAVSIGEGIDNILESLGVDVIVRGGQTMNPSTDDILKAVEAAPADSVIVLPNNKNIIMAANQAAAISKKEVAVIPTLSIPQGIAALLALDPEASISENVEAMTDGRELVRTGEITTAVRNVSVQGQAINQGDIIGLLDDKIVTSGKKMDDVLRQLMQALTANDEELITIYYGDDVTGEAAQQTADKLQQEFPHLEIEVHYGGQPLYQYLISAE from the coding sequence TTGGGCATATATACAATGGATGGAATTGGTTTTAAACTAATGTTGACCGGAAGTGCAAATCTTTTAGCTAAGCAAAAGCATGAGATTGATGCTTTGAACGTATTTCCTGTGCCGGATGGTGATACAGGAACCAATATGTATCTGACGTTGCTGGAAGCGGCAAAGGAAGCCCAGCAGGTGGAAGGGGACCATTTGGGGGAAGTGGCCGAGGCGGCTGCCCGTGGCTGTTTAATGGGTGCCCGGGGTAATTCCGGGGTTATTTTATCTCAAGTGGTGAGAGGTTTTTCCAATGCGTTAAAGGATAAACCTGCGGCCAATGCTAATGACATTGCAATGGCCATTGCAGAAGGAGCAAAGTTAGCTTATCATGCAGTTTCTAACCCTGTGGAGGGTACCGTTTTAACAGTGTTAAGGAAGTCTGCTGAAGCGGCTCAGCAGGCAGCAGATCGCAGTCCTGAATTGTTTCGATTTATGGTTGCTACCTTAAGACAAGCACTAAAGGCATTGGATGAAACCCCTAATCAACTGCCGATATTAAAGGAAGCAGGAGTGGTGGATGCCGGAGGTAAGGGTTGGGTGACCATTTGGCAAGGAATGTTATACTCCTTGCGGCAGGCAGAGCATATTGAATTATTACACGATTTTACCAGTAATCAAGAGAAGCGGTTGGCGGAATTTAATGTCCAGGATATTGAAGATGACATTAACTTCACCTATTGTACCGAATTCTTACTCAAGGGAAACCTGTTACCACTGGCAGAGATTAAAAATCAATTAAAACCATATGGTGATTGTTTAATGGTGGTGGGCAGTGAAGAGGTGGCAAAGGTTCATATTCACTCAAATCATCCTGGGTTGGTAATTGAAACATGTCTAAATTATGGTTCACTACATAAACTGAATATAAGTAATATGCGTGAACAAAATGAAGGACTGCGTGAAGAACCACAGCATAAGCACTTAGCTGTGGTTGCGGTAAGCATTGGTGAGGGTATTGACAATATATTAGAAAGCTTGGGTGTTGACGTGATAGTTAGGGGCGGCCAAACTATGAACCCTAGCACCGATGATATACTAAAGGCGGTAGAGGCAGCACCGGCCGATAGCGTAATTGTGTTGCCCAACAATAAGAACATCATCATGGCAGCCAATCAAGCGGCTGCCATTAGTAAAAAAGAAGTTGCGGTGATACCGACGTTATCTATACCACAAGGGATAGCTGCTTTGCTGGCACTGGACCCGGAAGCCAGCATCAGCGAAAACGTTGAAGCCATGACTGATGGACGGGAGCTGGTACGAACGGGCGAAATAACAACTGCTGTTCGAAATGTCAGTGTTCAAGGTCAAGCCATTAATCAAGGCGATATTATCGGTTTGTTAGATGATAAAATTGTAACCAGCGGCAAGAAAATGGATGATGTACTGAGGCAACTAATGCAAGCATTAACTGCCAATGATGAAGAATTAATCACTATTTATTATGGTGATGATGTAACTGGTGAGGCTGCCCAACAGACTGCCGATAAGTTGCAACAGGAATTTCCGCACTTAGAAATAGAAGTTCACTACGGGGGTCAACCTTTATATCAATATTTAATTTCTGCAGAGTAA
- a CDS encoding DUF362 domain-containing protein has product MAAKVYFIDLRANMKENLLDKLEKLWRTAGFDDLIKEKDLVAFKVHFGEKGNLAYIRPQFVRRLVDRVKGLGGNPFLTDANTLYVGSRSNAVDHTVTAIENGWNYSVVGAPIVIADGLTGKDYINVPINGKHFKEVKIGSAAIHADAFIAVSHFKGHEVTGFGATIKNIGMGLGSRSGKQMMHSDVLPSLNNEKCIGCSRCAKWCPRGAIEIIERKANIIRAKCIGCGECTVSCPEGAIAVSWKTEPHAIQEKMAEYTLGVIKDKREKCGFITFITQVSPECDCCAWNDTPIVRDIGIIASLDPVALDQAACDLVNKEPALPGSKLDGKGNDVDKLKALHPNADYEKSLAHGEIIGLGTRKYQLVKL; this is encoded by the coding sequence GTGGCAGCTAAAGTTTATTTTATTGATCTGCGAGCCAATATGAAAGAAAACTTGTTGGACAAGCTGGAAAAACTGTGGCGGACAGCGGGTTTCGATGATCTGATCAAAGAAAAGGACTTGGTGGCCTTTAAGGTTCATTTTGGCGAAAAGGGAAACCTGGCCTATATAAGGCCGCAATTTGTCAGAAGATTGGTGGATCGGGTTAAGGGGTTAGGAGGAAACCCTTTTTTAACTGATGCCAATACATTATATGTCGGCAGCAGATCAAATGCAGTGGATCATACAGTGACTGCCATTGAAAACGGTTGGAACTACTCAGTGGTGGGGGCGCCAATAGTAATTGCCGATGGTTTAACTGGTAAAGATTATATCAACGTACCAATTAACGGTAAACATTTCAAAGAGGTTAAAATAGGTAGTGCTGCTATCCACGCCGATGCATTTATTGCAGTGAGCCACTTTAAAGGGCATGAAGTCACTGGCTTTGGAGCCACCATAAAAAATATTGGCATGGGTTTGGGATCACGCAGCGGTAAGCAAATGATGCACTCAGATGTGCTGCCATCATTAAATAACGAAAAATGTATTGGTTGCAGTAGGTGTGCTAAGTGGTGTCCTAGGGGAGCAATAGAAATCATTGAACGCAAAGCAAATATTATTCGGGCTAAATGTATCGGCTGTGGAGAGTGTACTGTATCCTGCCCAGAAGGTGCCATTGCAGTGAGCTGGAAGACTGAGCCCCATGCTATTCAAGAAAAAATGGCTGAATATACTTTGGGGGTAATTAAAGATAAGCGTGAAAAATGTGGTTTTATAACTTTTATTACCCAGGTATCACCGGAATGCGATTGTTGTGCTTGGAATGATACGCCGATAGTGCGTGATATTGGCATCATTGCCTCTTTAGATCCAGTTGCCTTAGATCAAGCAGCATGTGATTTGGTTAATAAAGAACCGGCACTGCCAGGATCAAAACTGGACGGCAAAGGGAATGACGTCGACAAACTAAAGGCACTACACCCTAATGCAGATTACGAGAAAAGTTTAGCCCACGGAGAAATAATTGGCTTAGGCACTAGAAAATATCAACTGGTGAAACTGTAA
- the sdaAA gene encoding L-serine ammonia-lyase, iron-sulfur-dependent, subunit alpha, protein MEFHSIEQLLALCASKNLKISDIMVEHEIINSGLDRKQVYQQMDKQLKVMEDAVQRGLKENLKSRSGLAGGDAKLLANYHQKGNHLTGGVVMDALTMALATSEVNACMGAIVATPTAGSCGVVPGCIFAVGKHLNSNRDDLIDALFTAGAIGMVIANNASISGAAGGCQAEIGTAAGMAAAAVVQLAGGTPKQSVNAVAIALKSMLGLVCDPVAGLVEVPCIKRNATGSAIALTAADMALAGIESAIPCDEVIDAMYRVGRSIPVTLRETSMGGLATTDTGRRFEKEILK, encoded by the coding sequence ATGGAGTTTCATTCAATTGAACAACTGTTGGCATTGTGTGCCAGCAAAAATTTAAAGATCTCTGATATTATGGTGGAACACGAAATCATTAACAGCGGTTTAGACAGGAAACAAGTTTATCAACAAATGGATAAACAATTAAAGGTTATGGAAGATGCGGTCCAGAGAGGTCTAAAGGAAAATCTCAAGTCCCGCAGCGGCTTAGCCGGTGGTGATGCTAAGTTATTGGCAAATTACCATCAAAAGGGTAATCACCTCACCGGTGGCGTTGTAATGGATGCCTTAACCATGGCTTTGGCCACCTCAGAAGTTAACGCCTGTATGGGGGCGATAGTGGCTACCCCCACCGCCGGTTCCTGCGGAGTGGTGCCAGGTTGTATTTTTGCCGTTGGTAAACATTTAAATTCTAACCGTGATGATTTAATTGATGCTTTATTTACTGCCGGCGCCATAGGTATGGTCATTGCTAACAATGCCAGCATTTCCGGTGCTGCCGGTGGCTGCCAAGCAGAAATAGGCACCGCCGCAGGAATGGCTGCAGCTGCCGTGGTGCAATTGGCCGGCGGCACCCCAAAACAATCTGTAAATGCCGTGGCCATTGCGTTAAAAAGTATGTTGGGATTGGTATGTGACCCAGTGGCCGGGTTGGTAGAAGTGCCTTGTATCAAACGCAATGCCACAGGATCTGCCATTGCGCTGACAGCAGCAGATATGGCCTTGGCAGGAATTGAAAGCGCTATCCCCTGTGATGAAGTGATAGATGCCATGTACCGGGTGGGGCGCTCGATACCGGTAACGTTGCGAGAAACTTCTATGGGGGGCCTAGCAACCACCGACACCGGACGTAGATTCGAAAAAGAAATTTTAAAGTAG
- a CDS encoding L,D-transpeptidase family protein yields MGLRTANKKLCLLFILSLIILIVGINNHSFTVITKTEAGSLEGEIKFILPIKLEKSSTHLYPEYPQHAPQWSVEQTKANVVTIKVQEHVPYGQNLKLKLGYRPLGLPITFHIQQDIVNDVIPKLMDPKNKVVSSDKPLIFQFNTFIDPKSMTAGTSTSIPGYFKPTDWDGVKNYSRWQFTPEHPLAENHSFSVIFKPSIYSTNNKYLEKQIICQLITGVKPQYVSGSVIDNANNISLYPKLEFTYNQKLAKANIILKETHSNCNVSGQITVTDHTASFIPDNVLLPNTKYFLTIKVESIEQQASNELQINFTTEEVASKYWVDVKLGAIHTVTIYQGQYPIRFMLASGGRSGHETPLGKYYIQDRGSSFWAARFGEGANYWVRIVGSILIHSVPKDANWQTKEEEHAKLGLPASHGCIRLAEPDAKWVYENLPANTMVIIHN; encoded by the coding sequence ATGGGATTGCGTACCGCCAACAAAAAATTATGTCTGTTATTTATATTGTCCTTGATTATATTAATTGTGGGCATTAATAATCATAGCTTTACTGTTATAACCAAAACTGAGGCCGGCTCATTGGAGGGAGAAATAAAATTTATTCTGCCCATTAAGCTAGAAAAATCAAGCACCCATCTATACCCAGAGTACCCGCAACATGCGCCCCAATGGTCTGTAGAACAAACAAAAGCAAATGTAGTAACAATAAAAGTTCAGGAACATGTTCCCTACGGTCAAAATCTTAAACTGAAACTTGGCTATCGCCCTTTAGGACTACCAATTACATTCCACATCCAGCAAGACATAGTCAATGACGTAATACCAAAGCTGATGGACCCTAAAAACAAAGTGGTTTCATCAGATAAGCCGTTAATTTTTCAATTTAACACCTTTATCGATCCAAAAAGTATGACTGCTGGCACCAGCACAAGTATACCTGGATATTTTAAACCTACAGATTGGGACGGTGTAAAAAATTATAGTCGGTGGCAATTTACCCCGGAGCATCCCTTGGCAGAAAATCATTCTTTTAGCGTAATTTTTAAACCCAGCATTTATAGCACCAATAATAAATACCTAGAAAAACAAATTATATGTCAGCTCATCACTGGAGTTAAACCCCAGTATGTCAGCGGTAGTGTAATTGATAATGCTAACAACATTAGCCTGTACCCTAAATTGGAGTTTACTTACAACCAAAAGCTAGCCAAAGCAAATATTATTTTAAAAGAAACCCACAGCAATTGTAATGTTTCCGGTCAGATCACGGTAACTGATCATACTGCGTCATTTATTCCCGATAATGTCTTACTTCCCAATACCAAGTATTTTTTAACTATCAAGGTGGAATCAATTGAACAACAAGCCAGCAATGAGCTACAAATTAATTTTACTACCGAAGAGGTGGCCAGTAAATATTGGGTGGATGTAAAACTGGGGGCGATACACACAGTAACCATTTATCAAGGTCAATATCCTATCCGCTTTATGTTGGCTTCCGGGGGACGCAGTGGCCATGAAACCCCACTGGGAAAATACTATATCCAAGACCGGGGTAGCAGTTTCTGGGCAGCTAGATTTGGTGAAGGAGCAAATTACTGGGTAAGAATAGTGGGTAGTATATTAATTCATTCGGTTCCTAAGGATGCTAACTGGCAAACAAAGGAAGAAGAACACGCCAAACTGGGGTTACCAGCCAGCCATGGATGTATTCGCCTTGCGGAACCGGATGCCAAATGGGTTTATGAGAATCTACCGGCAAATACCATGGTAATCATTCATAACTGA
- a CDS encoding sodium:alanine symporter family protein produces the protein MSFSELISTLSDFVWGPYMLVFIVGTGIFLTIRLGFLQVFSLPYALKLAFGRNQDKKSTGDISHFQSLMTALSATIGTGNIAGVATAYVLGGPGAILWMWITAVFGMATKYGEAILAVKYRIVDDNGNMAGGPMYVLERGLGQKWLGWLFAFFGAVAAFGIGNMVQTNSVADVVQSNFGVSPYITGVILAAGTAAVILGGIKSIGKVTSFIVPFMALFYVLGGLAIVALHIDLVPEAFALIFSDAFTGQAAAGGALGTVIRWGVARGVFSNEAGLGSAPIAAAAAITDHPGRQALVSMTGTFLDTIIVCSITGLGLTIGGLTGAVEPGLEGATLTAASFAALLPGSNFGAYLVTIGLMFFAYSTVLGWSYYGEKCFQYLLGTKGITLYRWAFVLVAYWGATAQLDIVWGIADVFNGAMAIPNLISLVLLSGVIVSETKDFKKIREKEKQQASTGISA, from the coding sequence ATGAGTTTTTCAGAACTTATAAGTACTTTAAGTGACTTTGTTTGGGGCCCTTATATGTTGGTATTCATTGTAGGTACTGGTATTTTCCTAACTATCCGCCTTGGATTCCTGCAAGTTTTTTCTCTACCCTACGCCCTGAAACTGGCCTTTGGCAGAAATCAAGACAAAAAGTCAACTGGTGACATTTCCCACTTTCAATCCTTAATGACTGCGCTTTCAGCTACCATAGGTACCGGTAACATTGCCGGTGTGGCAACCGCCTATGTGCTTGGGGGACCCGGTGCTATTTTATGGATGTGGATTACCGCTGTCTTTGGTATGGCCACAAAATACGGTGAAGCAATTTTAGCAGTTAAATATCGGATTGTAGACGATAACGGCAACATGGCTGGTGGCCCGATGTACGTGTTGGAAAGAGGCTTAGGTCAAAAATGGCTAGGCTGGCTGTTCGCCTTTTTTGGTGCCGTTGCCGCCTTTGGTATCGGTAACATGGTGCAAACCAACTCCGTTGCGGATGTTGTGCAATCTAACTTTGGTGTATCACCATATATAACCGGTGTTATCTTAGCAGCTGGTACTGCCGCAGTTATTCTTGGTGGTATTAAGAGTATTGGTAAAGTTACCAGTTTTATTGTCCCTTTTATGGCCTTATTCTATGTTTTAGGCGGTTTGGCAATTGTAGCACTGCACATAGATTTAGTACCAGAAGCCTTTGCTTTGATTTTTTCAGACGCCTTTACCGGTCAAGCCGCTGCCGGCGGTGCTCTTGGTACTGTAATTCGTTGGGGTGTTGCCCGCGGTGTATTCTCTAACGAAGCTGGTTTAGGTTCCGCCCCCATTGCTGCTGCAGCAGCAATAACTGACCACCCCGGTCGTCAAGCTTTAGTATCCATGACCGGTACTTTCCTTGACACCATTATTGTATGTTCCATTACCGGTTTAGGTTTGACAATTGGCGGTTTAACTGGTGCAGTTGAACCTGGTTTAGAAGGTGCTACCCTTACTGCCGCTTCTTTTGCAGCACTGTTACCTGGTTCTAACTTTGGTGCATACTTAGTTACCATCGGTTTAATGTTCTTTGCTTATTCAACAGTTCTTGGTTGGTCTTATTATGGCGAAAAATGTTTCCAATATCTTTTAGGTACAAAGGGTATTACTTTATACCGCTGGGCCTTTGTATTGGTGGCCTACTGGGGTGCAACCGCACAATTAGATATCGTATGGGGCATTGCCGACGTATTTAACGGTGCGATGGCCATTCCAAACTTAATTAGCTTAGTACTGTTATCAGGGGTAATTGTGTCTGAAACCAAAGACTTTAAGAAAATTCGAGAGAAAGAAAAACAGCAAGCAAGTACCGGCATCAGTGCTTAA
- a CDS encoding DUF503 domain-containing protein, translated as MIVGTLIVELYIGEANNLKDKRRVLKSIIDRIKNRYNVSVAEVGRQHTWQRATLGIACISNETTHVQSTLSNVAKFIESLGIAQVLAIETEII; from the coding sequence ATGATTGTGGGTACGCTAATTGTTGAATTGTATATTGGGGAAGCCAATAATCTAAAGGATAAAAGGCGGGTGCTTAAAAGCATTATTGATAGAATTAAAAACAGATATAATGTTTCGGTAGCTGAAGTTGGTAGGCAGCATACTTGGCAACGGGCCACATTGGGGATAGCCTGCATTAGCAATGAAACCACCCATGTGCAGAGTACCTTAAGCAATGTAGCAAAATTTATAGAATCATTAGGTATCGCCCAAGTGCTAGCTATTGAGACCGAAATAATATAG
- the sdaAB gene encoding L-serine ammonia-lyase, iron-sulfur-dependent subunit beta: MKYSSVFDIVGPSMIGPSSSHTAGAAKIGLMARNIFNAQPDKLEITFYGSFAKTYRGHGTDLAIIGGLLGYNADDPRIVNAIDDATKLGIEMVLLTGEEETEHPNTVKIIMHEKDRTFEVIGISPGGGRAEIIEINGFKLKAEADSNFLLVFHHDRYGVIAAVANLLACNGINIGHMEVARKSKGAEALMMIQTDQHVPENIASDMKVLANVTSVIVFNKP, encoded by the coding sequence ATGAAATACTCTTCGGTTTTCGATATAGTTGGACCTTCAATGATTGGTCCTTCCAGTTCCCACACTGCTGGGGCTGCAAAAATTGGTTTAATGGCCCGCAATATTTTTAATGCCCAACCGGATAAATTAGAAATAACCTTTTATGGCTCCTTTGCCAAAACCTACCGGGGGCATGGCACCGATTTAGCAATTATCGGCGGTCTTTTAGGATATAATGCTGATGACCCCCGAATAGTTAATGCTATAGATGATGCAACTAAATTGGGCATAGAAATGGTGCTACTCACCGGTGAAGAAGAAACCGAGCACCCCAATACCGTGAAAATTATTATGCATGAGAAAGACCGAACCTTTGAAGTGATTGGCATTTCTCCCGGCGGTGGACGGGCTGAGATCATTGAAATTAATGGCTTCAAATTAAAGGCTGAAGCGGACAGCAACTTTTTACTGGTATTCCACCATGACCGTTACGGTGTCATTGCAGCGGTGGCCAACCTATTAGCTTGCAACGGTATCAACATTGGTCATATGGAAGTGGCTAGAAAATCAAAGGGTGCCGAAGCTTTAATGATGATCCAGACAGATCAACATGTACCAGAAAATATTGCTTCCGATATGAAGGTTCTGGCCAACGTTACCAGCGTAATCGTCTTTAATAAACCTTAG
- a CDS encoding DUF1847 domain-containing protein — protein MKCALCKINNRCDKEGFDCTGGKLDLSPYQRDENKPKHRISGYLQKEFGNNLTRMEELVRFSKKSGYKKLGLAFCVGLADEAKAINDILVDLGFEVESVCCKCGGLNKKDYEVPNVKDDKVEVLCNPVGQAELLNKAKVDLNIELGLCVGHDILFHQFAEAPVTVFAVKDRVLAHNPLGVIYSSYNRKKIKKLKNL, from the coding sequence ATGAAATGTGCGCTATGTAAAATTAATAACCGCTGTGACAAAGAAGGTTTTGATTGCACTGGTGGTAAATTGGATTTGTCACCCTACCAGCGAGATGAAAACAAGCCCAAGCACAGAATCAGTGGTTATTTACAAAAAGAATTTGGCAATAACCTTACCCGCATGGAAGAACTGGTGCGATTCAGTAAAAAATCTGGTTATAAAAAGTTGGGGTTGGCCTTTTGCGTGGGGCTGGCTGATGAAGCTAAAGCAATAAATGATATTTTGGTTGATCTGGGGTTTGAAGTGGAATCGGTTTGTTGTAAATGTGGTGGACTAAATAAAAAAGATTATGAAGTGCCAAATGTTAAGGATGACAAAGTTGAAGTTTTATGCAATCCGGTGGGGCAGGCTGAATTACTTAACAAAGCTAAAGTTGACCTTAACATAGAACTAGGTCTATGTGTCGGTCATGATATTTTATTCCATCAGTTTGCAGAGGCACCAGTGACGGTGTTTGCAGTCAAGGACAGGGTGCTGGCCCATAATCCGTTGGGTGTCATTTATTCCAGCTATAATCGCAAAAAGATTAAAAAATTGAAAAACCTGTAA
- a CDS encoding DegV family protein, protein MSSIRIVTDSTADLNDELYQQHQIAVVPLKVIFGQQVYKDGVDIKPTQFYERLVTANERATTSQPSPGEFLQTYQRLKEEGVQSIISIHLSSGISGTYRAAQIAQSMLPDQDITVIDSRNVCGGLGLIALAAAKAVEAGKSKEEIILLINEIINKMRVNFLVDTLEYLQRGGRISKTEAFVGSLLNIKPMIVVKDGILQPWAKIRGKNKGIKKIVQQAVEECGNERMVCYLVHAHDPMALEQLKAEATQNLNIDELVICQIGSVIGCHTGPGAVGMAFYKK, encoded by the coding sequence ATGTCCTCTATTAGAATTGTTACAGATAGCACTGCTGATCTTAATGATGAGCTGTATCAACAACATCAAATAGCAGTAGTGCCATTAAAAGTTATATTTGGACAACAGGTTTATAAAGATGGTGTAGACATAAAGCCAACGCAATTTTATGAACGGTTAGTGACCGCAAATGAAAGAGCTACCACATCGCAACCTTCACCGGGTGAATTTTTACAAACCTATCAGCGTTTAAAGGAAGAGGGCGTTCAGTCTATTATATCTATCCACTTATCTTCGGGCATAAGTGGTACTTACCGTGCTGCCCAAATAGCCCAAAGTATGTTGCCGGATCAGGATATTACTGTCATAGATTCGAGAAATGTATGTGGTGGCTTAGGATTAATTGCTTTAGCCGCTGCCAAGGCAGTGGAAGCAGGGAAGAGCAAAGAGGAAATTATATTACTAATCAATGAAATAATAAATAAAATGAGAGTTAATTTCTTAGTAGACACGCTAGAGTATCTGCAGCGGGGTGGAAGGATTAGTAAAACCGAAGCCTTTGTTGGATCGCTACTAAATATCAAGCCAATGATTGTTGTCAAGGACGGCATTTTACAACCTTGGGCCAAAATACGTGGTAAAAATAAGGGAATTAAAAAAATAGTTCAGCAGGCTGTTGAAGAATGTGGTAATGAAAGGATGGTATGTTATTTAGTACATGCCCATGATCCAATGGCATTGGAACAGCTTAAGGCAGAAGCCACACAAAACTTAAATATTGATGAACTGGTTATTTGTCAAATTGGTTCGGTAATTGGGTGCCATACCGGACCCGGTGCAGTGGGAATGGCCTTTTATAAAAAATAA
- a CDS encoding sulfite exporter TauE/SafE family protein — translation MTFEIAGVTVSPVMLILWSVITGFVFSSVGAAGGILAGMGHITVFGIKDANMIKPMNQILTIISPVISTPMYIREKRIIIPISLMLAAGGIIGALVGSYLSHTYLSDMSSYKSVFGLLTYFIAFRMWYEITPKFRDSQKKVKAATKNFENKVKELRAAGKLNEIKEFGVNFQQIGIKNRFTFGGEEFQFNALVPFAAGFIVAIISASMGVGGGFLLVPFVASFMGFPMFIVAGTVTFSILFTSITSVLNYIQMGSVIDYALLSWEIVGICIGSYLGVKLSKMIKAVYLKAALAVILTYTGTSYVFGKMIFELTGFKM, via the coding sequence ATGACTTTTGAAATTGCAGGTGTAACGGTTAGCCCAGTGATGTTAATTTTATGGTCAGTGATAACGGGCTTTGTATTTTCCTCTGTGGGTGCCGCCGGTGGCATTCTGGCTGGTATGGGACACATCACAGTCTTTGGCATTAAAGACGCCAACATGATTAAACCAATGAACCAAATCTTAACCATCATATCGCCGGTTATTTCAACACCGATGTATATTCGGGAAAAAAGAATAATTATTCCCATTTCATTAATGCTGGCAGCCGGTGGTATTATCGGTGCTTTGGTTGGCTCCTACCTATCCCATACTTATCTATCGGACATGAGTAGTTACAAGTCGGTCTTTGGACTATTGACATACTTTATTGCCTTCCGCATGTGGTACGAAATTACTCCTAAATTTAGAGATAGTCAGAAAAAGGTAAAGGCAGCCACTAAAAACTTTGAAAATAAAGTTAAAGAACTAAGGGCCGCTGGAAAACTGAACGAAATTAAAGAATTTGGTGTTAACTTTCAGCAAATTGGTATTAAAAACAGGTTTACCTTTGGGGGTGAAGAGTTCCAATTCAACGCCCTAGTACCCTTTGCGGCTGGCTTTATAGTGGCAATTATCTCTGCATCAATGGGCGTGGGCGGTGGCTTCCTGTTGGTACCCTTTGTGGCCAGTTTTATGGGATTCCCGATGTTTATTGTGGCAGGCACTGTAACCTTCTCAATCCTGTTTACATCAATTACCAGTGTACTTAACTACATTCAAATGGGCAGTGTCATTGATTACGCATTGCTTAGCTGGGAAATAGTTGGTATCTGTATCGGTAGTTATTTAGGTGTTAAATTATCCAAAATGATCAAGGCTGTATATTTGAAAGCCGCTTTGGCAGTAATCCTCACTTATACGGGAACATCATATGTATTTGGTAAAATGATCTTTGAACTCACTGGTTTTAAAATGTAA
- a CDS encoding Crp/Fnr family transcriptional regulator, whose product MTTNDNGEALRLDEAEKKLIREAGMLMHYPKGHTLFSAGDIADRIYLVEEGYVKIYRIASDGRRVTVGCMRSPGELMGLAETLHHGERTCFAGAINDVKAVVVRKNKFEELLEAKPRLAVKVARLLGARMREAEAIVHELVCWQVPGRLALMLLKISELTGVKTDKGLKINLRLTHEEMANMIGTSRQTVTSTLNNFKNEKSITMEGRDIFITDLDKLTKWIM is encoded by the coding sequence ATGACAACAAATGATAATGGTGAAGCGTTGAGATTAGATGAGGCTGAAAAGAAGTTAATCCGCGAAGCGGGGATGTTAATGCATTATCCTAAAGGACACACGCTGTTTTCTGCTGGGGATATTGCAGATCGGATTTACTTGGTTGAGGAAGGGTATGTTAAGATATACCGCATTGCCAGCGATGGGCGTAGGGTAACCGTTGGATGTATGCGCAGTCCCGGTGAATTAATGGGTTTAGCTGAAACACTGCATCATGGTGAACGGACATGTTTTGCCGGGGCAATAAATGATGTCAAGGCGGTGGTGGTTAGAAAGAATAAGTTTGAAGAACTTTTGGAGGCTAAACCAAGATTGGCAGTTAAAGTGGCTAGATTGTTGGGGGCCCGAATGAGGGAGGCGGAAGCCATTGTACACGAATTGGTGTGTTGGCAGGTGCCTGGTCGTTTGGCGTTAATGCTTTTGAAAATATCGGAACTAACTGGTGTAAAAACCGACAAGGGCTTAAAAATTAACCTACGTTTAACCCATGAAGAAATGGCCAATATGATTGGTACTTCAAGGCAAACGGTAACATCCACTTTAAATAATTTTAAAAATGAGAAAAGTATTACTATGGAAGGTAGAGATATTTTTATCACTGACCTAGACAAACTTACCAAATGGATAATGTAA